One region of Paraburkholderia acidiphila genomic DNA includes:
- a CDS encoding precorrin-8X methylmutase, translated as MSDYIRDGHAIYRESFATIRAEADLSRIPADLEKLAVRVIHACGMVDVVADLAFSAGAGTAGRNALAAGAPILCDAKMVAYGVTRARLSANNAVICTLDDPAVPTLARELGNTRSAAALELWRPHLAGSVVAIGNAPTALFHLLDMIAAGAPRPALILGFPVGFVGAAESKAQLAAEHHGVPFVVVHGRRGGSAMAAAAVNALASETE; from the coding sequence GCGAGTCGTTCGCGACGATCCGCGCCGAAGCCGACCTCTCGCGCATTCCCGCCGACCTCGAAAAACTCGCCGTACGCGTGATTCACGCCTGCGGCATGGTGGACGTCGTCGCCGACCTCGCGTTTTCCGCAGGCGCGGGCACGGCGGGCCGCAACGCGCTCGCAGCCGGCGCGCCCATACTCTGCGACGCGAAAATGGTCGCGTACGGCGTCACGCGCGCGCGCCTGAGCGCGAACAACGCCGTCATCTGCACGCTCGACGACCCCGCCGTGCCCACGCTCGCACGCGAGCTTGGCAATACGCGGTCGGCGGCCGCTCTCGAACTGTGGCGGCCGCATCTTGCCGGCAGCGTGGTGGCGATCGGCAATGCGCCCACGGCGCTCTTTCACCTGCTCGACATGATCGCCGCCGGCGCGCCGCGTCCCGCGCTCATCCTCGGCTTTCCCGTGGGCTTTGTCGGCGCGGCCGAGTCCAAGGCGCAACTCGCCGCGGAACATCACGGCGTGCCCTTCGTCGTCGTGCACGGCCGCCGCGGCGGCAGCGCGATGGCCGCCGCCGCCGTCAACGCACTCGCTTCGGAGACCGAATAA